tttcttttctgtaaaaAAAGATGCTACAGGCAAACGGTTTGCAACTTTTTGACGTACATAAAGCATGATgcatttttgtaaaaataagtATCCTTTTTCAGTGAGAGCAGGCTTGGAGGATACAACACTTTTCAGATCTGAAATAGTCTGTTTTGAATTTGGAAGACTTTAATGTTTGGAAATTTGAAAGGGTATATTACTTAACTTTAATTCACTTGTTAGTGCACACTATTTTAATCCCCAACCCTAATCCTAACATATACTGAatgtgagagagaaaacaatGCACACATGGTAACCAATCACACAATCTCTGACTTGAATTTAATGCTCACATTAACAGTTAAACACTTCAGACAGTTTATCTTGTCTCACCCTGAGGCTTTACTCAATAACTGGCCAACACTGAGGGTACAAATTTGAAAACCATTGCCCCTAAGTGCCAAATCTAATGACATCACTACTGAGGTGTTGTTATTCGCTGAATGCAGAGCTGCTGACGGACTGACTGATCTTCTGACTCGTTGTATCTCTTCACAATGACTTCATTCAGAAAACGAGATAAGATACAGACAGTACGTTTTATTGGTCTCAGACATATCTAATCCTTGCTATATTCTTTGAAGTTTAACTTCATGCAGGCGCTTAGTCAACACATGAGGAGCACAAACACTAGTGCTTCTCGTGTCCTAATTTCACCTTTCAGGCTGGACAGAATATAAACAGGGGCACCGGTGGACTCTTAACACCTACAGTAAATAGAAACATTACAAGTCAGCAGCATGCGCTTTCTTAGGGGACAAAGATGAGCGGTCTCCTACAATGCTTTGCTGGGAAACCCAACACTGTCCTACTATATATAGTGGGGCTTTTCACACTGTGCATGACTGCTCGTGTCAAGTCACATGATTCAAGAAATAtgggtggacacacacacacacacacacacacacacacacacatgcacgcacacacagacacgtacGCTCTTTGCTCACATACAGCAGCACATACACAGAGGCTGAGGGTGTGGAGGTGGTGAGGGAATGCGAGGAGTTCTTTTGAGTTGGCTCTGACGTGTTGCTTCCCGTGACCTGACTCCCATTTGCTCTGTCTCCCCGGGCGTCTCGCCCTCTGTCTCGGTCTAAACCACATGCTAATCAGCATTCTGTGCTCTCCGTTTGATCTCTGATGGGCTGTTTTCTGACGCATCCCACTGAATAGATAATCATTGTGTAAGTGACCACCATCAGCAACTCCTCTAAGTCGTCCCCTATCAGCAACCCCCGCGTGCTGAGCACACGCTGCAAACATATAAACAGATAAAACTGTGTTAGATGCAAAAAAAACCTAGATCAAATCAGTCTTTTAGTTGCATGAATATGTTCTTTTTCTCACACCAACAAAAGACATTAGGGAAAACAAATAGAAGGTAAAATACAAAAGTCAAAGTgtcagcaggagcagagcttcAGTGAGGAATTAGTGACCAAGTAAAGGGAATATGTGACCCATTAGTCAGGTAGTAACTACAGCTAAAACACTCCATACCTTAGAAATGAAGCACACCTCTAACACATGTTCTTACAAGACGGATTTAGTATTTctctgcagttttgtttttttttttttttttacatctaatGTCCCTTCAGTGCTGCAGTGCAGTCTGTCGATATTTGTCCAGGGACACCTTCTCTAGTCTTTTAGGTTCTGTatcaaaatgaaacaataacCACAAGGTTAAAGTGCTGACTCAAAGCTGTAGAAGTGTTTGAGGGTGTTTGAATCCTTGCTGGCCAGCCAGCACAGGAGCTCTTTTTATACACACTCCCTCCAATTTGATCACAATGCAGGTTAGTCATCAGGTTAAACATGGCCGCTTTTAAGGGAGAAAAAGTGTAATTTTCTTGCCTTGCCAAGTCTGTCACCTGACCATGCCCTGTCCCCTGGCTCAGTCCAAATGATCACGTGTTTCACTAACTGAAGTCCAGACTGAAGGGAAAAGGCCCAAGAACAAGCAGGAAGTGAGGATGCTAACAGTGGATGTGTCTGTTGATGTCTGCGTGTCGTAGACTTCAGACACTAACAAAGTTGgataacaaatattaaatgatgtttgatgaagaaaaaaaaatcaccttgtATTCCGAGCATTCACCCACAAGTATGATATctgttgtttctgttgtcatgaagatgttttttttgtgtgtgtgtgtgttatcctaACACGGGAGTATTTTCAGTCACATGGTAGCAGTTGTGAGATTTGGATGATAGCTCTTGAAAAACCAATTAACTAGACCTTGTGATGAGAACTGCtatttccaaggtcaagaatgaacctACAAGGTCAATTAAGTTGTATAACGTCATTAAAGCTTATCCTTAtctatctcattatttttgatcCATTAAAATCACTGAACTTTGTAAAGCGACACTAAAAGTATACAGTcatgctttgagctaaatggtaatggcagcatgctaacataaaGGGGTTATCTCTGGATTTGAAGGGTGAAGCCAGTGCTGAAGTGCCTTAAACATGCATTCTtcctaatggccagcagggggcgacttcAGCGGTTGCAAAAAGAAGTCAGTATGAAAATGACTCTACTTCTCACTTGaatttattacctcagtaaacattttccttaTGAGTTTATGGTTTCAACTGCTAGTTTAAAGTCTTTTTCAATACAGAATGATGTTCATTTGACAAATTACTGTtccatttagagtaaaataggTAATAAAGTAGGGTACACTATAAGCAatggctaccttgtgattgacaagtcgCTACCACAGTTGTGTCCTcaggttctcagtcagatccatcccaTAGCTCCACCCTCACGTCCAAATACGGTCACTTCTACAGTACCTCCAAAATATCAAGGTGGTGACATTAacaatgccaaacttgaggtcTCAAAAtagtagtccacaaaccaatgggtgatgtcacagtaactatgtccacttcttttatacagtctaggGCCTCGAGTGCCTTGATGGAGTGCTCTGAAAGAACTCCTCGAGTTGAGTGGAAAAGCACCCCATGTCACCTCTGCTTTCTTTGTACTGTCCAGTCTGATGATTTGAAAGGTGGGCCCTCTGTGGTGGTTATGACAACAAGttcacagttggtaaacaatggaggagaaactggtggtagggATTGCtagatacccagagctatacgactttaccCTCTGCACGTCTAATTTAATAACTGGCTactaattactgtcaaataaatgaaactaaAATAACTACAGATAGATTACATGGGTAGTTTAGGGTAGGAGGTGAtagggtggttgcctggcaacaataaaaaggtgcagcaagtgttttttttacaagtggCATTTATTCATCCTTTGGGTAACATAAACATCTGTACCAATAACTGTATGTACAGATGGTCGATGtgtccacttcctcccactgtacaaaaataaagccaTAATATCCCAGATACTGCTGCTGACTAACCAatgctgatgacatcatttggagccagagcaCAATGATAACATTACGCGGCAATCTTACAAGATCAGGTTCCTGCCCATACACCTGTCTGACCATTAGCGAGCAGCGCCACTGattgtgaacacagcaatggacacacacacacagctgtcaatcatgaagTCAAACCCCTTATTATAgcataaaacaaataattaaaaccaaacttgtgaaaaaaaatgaacacttgaacatcaGCGCAATAGGAACTATCTAATGAAATTATAAGTTaaatttatttgacatgtatTCAGATTTTTTAGTTTGCCCCATGTTCCATCCGCTAACATAGAGAGGGCGggctttatgacctatactgcagtcAGTCACCTGAGGGCGatggagatgttttggcttcactatTCGGGAGCTGTCACGTTATCCacctttatatacagtctgtacTGTGTATACAGTTTCAtggtaatccatccaatagtaGTTGAGACATTCGGACCAAAGTATAAATATAATAGATAAAGAGCTACAGTACCTTACTTCCTGTGGATGTCAACACCCTCAGTTTGAAGCATCAGCTGTTTAACTTCATAGTTATTGTTTCTTGTTAAATCCAATGTGCTGGAGCCATAGCATTATTAAAACTGTCCAAATACTAGACTGATTCCCACAATCTTTTTAGATCACAGTTGTGATGCCATTATACCCTGGTTACTCATtcacataaaaataactttaaagttgGTGGTTTGATTTCCTGGTTTCTCAAAATGTCCTTAAGCAAGACACTGAAACCTTAAACTGCTACTGATAAATGCtcatcagtgagtgtgtgtgtgtgtgtgtgtgtgtgtgtgtgtgtgtgtgtgtgttcatacgtGGACAAAAGGAACTGTAAAGTGCTCCAAAAACACCCTCAAGACAAAGCCACTAGATAGTTACAGTCTGTTTATTGTTGACCATGAATTCAGTCCTTTAATTTTATCCCCAAACCCTGCACCATTGTGATTGTTATAGTGGATGAAGTCAGTGGTGTTAAAACAGTACAATGACAAGTTACATGgacaacatttaaaacagtttaaagacTTTGAACATCACAAACGGACCTGGATATGATTTTCCTAAAAAGCGAATACATGTTTAAGTTCCCAGTAACCTCTGCTTATGACCTCTGAATACTAAAACACCATTAACACTCATTTAATACATGAACCACAGTGTTTCTCCACCTGTAGTCAATAGTCTGTGTGAGTCTGGTCATCTCTCTCTGCGTCTGCCTGTCAATCACACAAAATATGTGAGCGTATTTGAACTCAGCAACATCAAAGCTGCTTCATTTTATCATTCAGGTTGACTTCAGTTGAAAAGCTTTCAAGTCTTTCTCTCACTCCACCCCTGCAGACGTTtctctgtctgcaggtcggctcGTGAATGGAGGCCTAACAAAAGTGTATCTCAGTTCACTGCTCAGGTTCAAGTAAGGATCCTTCTCCGCCAGTGTAAGTGGCCTCAGCCTGGATCAAGGGTGTCCAACTGAGCCATTATTTTCGGCACACTCAGTACAGTAGGCTCTGCCTCTGTGGAGTCACAGTGTCGTCTCGTAACAGGCTGGACACACCTTCAGTCTCACTGGATCAAAGGTGTGCTTCTCATCTGTAGGTGAGCAGGTTTGGCAGGTAGAGGAGGTTTGGTGTAGGCAGGTGGTTTGCTGTGGGGATCATCTGCGAACGCCTTCCTGAGCTGCGCCACGCGGCTTCCATAGTCTGACTTTGTCTCTTCACAGCGCACGATCTCTGAAAAAGGGAGAGAGCAGCAATGTGAGTTTGCAAAATTGGAATATGACATGGTAtattaaaatcagtgtttcctctgaGCTAACACAATAATCCCCAGATTTACTGACATAGATGTTAAATGCATCTCTTgtggagctgagccagaaacaGTTACGCATGTGTTTTGTCACCGTCCCTCCTCATTTGTGTTTTGGAGAAACAGGGAGATGTTTGTTTGGAACAAGACTGGACATGGTATAACAATTATGCCAACAGACATCATCACTAAAGTTGAATATAATAATAAACCTTTGGGTTACATAACAAACCCAGTGTTTGCAAGTCTTTCCCACATCTTAATATTTTAGATAACTCtcatgacaaataaaaaagcaaatgcacagtgttatatattaaataattattttctgTAGCCCCTGATTAAGTTATATTGACTTTATAgacattgtttatttattatgtttagatactttattttttgaaatatgtttaagtatgtactttttcatttttgatttaaCTGACAGCTACATTTTCACACTAGTGCACAAGACTGTCCATGTATCCGTGACCAGCTGAATGTTTAGTCACAATTTTCAtgaaagagttaaaaaaaaaagttctctcCGAGCTGAAAGTCTAATAATTTACTCTATTCAGTACTGATGTCCTTTTAGTCAACAGCTCTAGTTTCCCAATACAAATAATCTTTATTCTGTAAAACTTTGTTATCactagcaaaaaataaaaacagccctTTTTAAACTTTGTGAAATTGCATTTTCAAATAATCTGATGGGTTttcaaacagtttatttatctTACAAACCTTAAACTAATTAAGACAATGTAAtctttatctgtgaaataaactgaaaattgAGATACATGCTTTTATTGGACCATAACCAGTCAGCAGGTAGCTGATGTTTCTGACACCTAACTTGTGATGCAGTGTTCGAAAGTAAATCAGTACAATTCTGAGGTTCCTAAAGGGCACTTattatgctttttcttattttctgtcatctaTATATAATGTTTCAATGTCGGATGTTTATATTAAATGTGGCTAaggtttcaaataatgaggtaaatgcaTGTTAATGTAATCCCTCTGAGCAAAAACTTCAGGCGTCAGATGGTACTGAATCCTCTGTTTCTGACATCAGactgtgacagatttctttatgtagttatctgctccaggcacgctatTGTAAGCGATTGCATTACATACacagctacatgtagccacaggctaacgtcagggaaacatgtaatgttCACTGCCAATTTTGTTGATTTCTCCCCAGTCTGGGATATATCCCTACAGGAAcatgttattatcttattagTGACTTTTCATGGTATAAAGTGCAGCTATACTCTTTTACACTCATTCTCTGACTGTAATGACGGTGCAGAGACACCAAGAGTGCAGATAGAGAAGActcagaaacactgaccaatcagagcacatTCTGGAGGGGGATTAAAGAATCAGGCGCTCAGACAGAAGGTGAATAGAGGTGTTTctgcacagacattttttttccgcTTCTTTATGTTGCTCGACATTCAGAGGGAAGTATTGAActcaactacatttatttgacaaataTGATGCCATGTTGTAGATTTAACTACCAAAAACTATATAAAACAGTTACAGCAACAACATTTAATTCTGTTAACATGCTGCATTTGCATTAATAATCCAATAATCAATATTATAACACTTCGAAAGGGTGGGTGTACAAAGTATTTGTTAcctgtatttcattttttcattacaTAAAGTTTATCTTACCCTAAcgatttcttttgattttcttttgctgTTAAAATGGGGCTTCATGCAGGACTTTAACACGTACTTTATAATGTGGTGGTACTTTTACCTTTACATATATCTAATCAGAATATGTAAATGACTCATCATATTCTTAGAACACATTCATCAGGCTTCTGttcatctctctccctcctctcttgtTTTGTTACCTCTGTCCCGTGTGTCGGTCCTCTCTGCGTCTGACAGCTGGGCTTTGAGCAGCGGCCGGTCTCCATGGCTACTAAGATGGGGCCTGCAGTGATGAGTCCAGTTGCTGAGGTTGTCCGAGCTGCCGCCTGATTCACCGCCGCTGTCCTCCGCAGGGTCCTTGGGGTCGTCGTCAGTGCTGCAGGAGTCCTCCTCAGACCACTGGTCGTGTGCTGAAGCTGAGTCATCCTGAATTTAGATGAGACATGATTTGATGGTAAGACTCTGCTACACTGTTCATCTCACCGTTCAAACCTTAAAcccacatacaaacacatgaacTCACGCTAACATCTGTGAGGGACAGCTGGACGTCTTCTTTAAAGCCGAGCTGCTGGGCCTCTCTTCCTGGCAGCAAGTCCACCGTCTGGATGCCATTCATATTATCACTGTGGACTCTGGAAGACAAAGACGTCCATTTTTAGTCCCAGAGACAGCCATCCTAGCCTTTGAATCAATCCTCCAGTTAGTCATACGGCAAATAACTTCTGTAATCCAATTAGGATGCAGAGACTAGCTGACTGAAAGTCTTTAGTTCACTGTTGATCTTATCTCAAGTCAATCACAGTTATGTCATCTGTTGAAGAGACTGAAGACTTTATTAAGGTAGATGTTCTCATGTGTTGGTTTAAGAACACACGAGGATGACCTATATTTCCATGATTGAAAAAATGTGCTCTTATGGACAATACTTTTATGTTTATCATTCTTTGAATTAGTTTAGTTTGGCCTTTGTAAATGCAAAATGTAAGATCtagtctagtgtgtaggatttagtggaatCTAGCGGTGAGGCTGCAGAACTAGGAGAATAATGGCGGCGGATGCAAAAACACgaaaatgcgaatggccctaGCTACAGCcaatgtttgatttgtccattctggactactgtagCACAACATAGTGGACTCCAAGAGAGAGGACCAAGGTGCAACATTCGgagctgaaaaattaagccaacatgcaagtgccacaaactgcagttctttgaatggccacttgaggctggctccggaggccagtcaatccccacagacccccatgttaaaatattagactttacagcagaaataaacatgttcacagcctagTGCAAAAATggtttggtctctgtagctaatttcctccttcatgacaactgtgcagggGTGACTTTTTACATAGCTAACTATaagtttacattttaataaggcTCAAAGGTGCGCATGTTCAGGGGCatggctgcttgagtgacaggctgtccaCGAGGCATCACTACAGTTTATAAGTCAGTGCAACCCCTCACTCCTtctcagctccaccctcttgtccaaatatggtcacttctggccacAAAAAACCAAGACGATGATTGCTgtaaatgctgaacttgaggcttcaaaacaggagttcacaaactaatgggtgacaTCGTGGTTGCTATATCCATTATTCTATACACTCTATGGAGAGGGCTCGCTTTGTATGCAGATATAGACAGCTCATTGTAAGgttaagaaaacacaacaattcttatttttggtcattatgaactaatgaaaacataattaaaaaaaaaaaaaaaaaaaaattatatatatatatatatatatatata
This region of Epinephelus fuscoguttatus linkage group LG9, E.fuscoguttatus.final_Chr_v1 genomic DNA includes:
- the zgc:92242 gene encoding SH2 domain-containing protein 4A; protein product: MLAKILEDMWVEPEVLEALSEEQKRILFLKMREEQVRRWAEREEREEREGRNNENTRPKKADNKHVRWLLGRDGDVSVSVIGEMDEFRSSKLLQSLMNNRVHSDNMNGIQTVDLLPGREAQQLGFKEDVQLSLTDVSDDSASAHDQWSEEDSCSTDDDPKDPAEDSGGESGGSSDNLSNWTHHCRPHLSSHGDRPLLKAQLSDAERTDTRDREIVRCEETKSDYGSRVAQLRKAFADDPHSKPPAYTKPPLPAKPAHLQMRSTPLIQ